The nucleotide window tattttatgattatattgCAAATTCTACAAATATTAAATCCACAATTTCATTATAATTTGGCTTTGACTAGCTGGAAACACTCAGTTGTAGTACAAACGTTTATTTGACAAGGCATTAGGGCCCAGAGAAGGCACATAATGGTCCATAATACATAAAGAAAGGAATCCAAAGGATATCTTtgatctctgtattttttttaatttacctttttattttggaatttttttgctattttgacatatattgttgctctataacattttctttaccaaaaaaaattaaattcttacCTGAATCCTAGGCTCTGGGATCCCAGTTATCCGGGAGAAGCTGCATCTGCTCACGTAGTCCGGgtagggattgaaggtaaattgTTTTTGAAGATAGAGGGTTTGTTGCTTATTGTACAGGGTTCTTTTTCTAGACTTCTGACTTGATGTTGATGGGATCGGCTCTGCTTTGTCAGCTCTGGTCATCTTAGAATTTTCCAGTTCCTCTGTAGTGAAATGTCCTGTTGGGGAAACCAAAATGGCCTGACATTAATATAAGGAACAGAAATGGCATGTACAAAAGGATGTACTTGGCACCCAACAAAACAGTCAATGATAAACACAATGATAAAATAGTATAATACAAATTAAACCAGATCATATCTAAAAGGCCTGAAATATACATAAACTTTTCACAAATTGTACAATGTTGCTGTTAGAAATGAAAGAACTTGAACTATATCGTCAAAGCACCAGTTTTTGTACAGTAATCCACAACGCCCAAGAAGCTATAATAagaatggaaaaattgaaaaTCAGCCagatatttttgagaaaaaataaggaaaagtcATAATTTCTGTTGGTTTGTTGCCTATGACTCTACTGATGAGAATTCCcactttttgagaaaaaaatcaaattaaaaaaaaaatatgggttgtTAAGGACCTGCTGTAGGTTGATTTAGTGCCACTCCTCAGTAACTTGGCATtgagaacagaacaaaaaatactCCAAATAGAGAACTTTTTTGGACAAAATAGACACTTTATATCTATCTTTCCTACAAAAATAGGAGAAACCATTGTCAACTTACTTTTAGACCCAGTTGTGGGTTGATCCTCGATGCATGTGGCTGTAGTTGGTTCCTCTCCTTTCATGGTAGCCATTGGGCTACTTGCTTTGGTTTCATGTGGAATCCCAAGAATTGAATAAAGTTCCAATAGCGTGTCCTGAAGGATGTTTGGATTATGTAAGGGAGGCTGTAGTTCCATATCTGATAGAAatccaggaaatgtttcagggaaGCCCAATAACTTGTCATGATCACTTGATGGCAGATAAAGGTCAGGATAGTCATCTTGTAAGGAAAGAGCATTGCAGATCACCTGGTCCAGCTCAGGATCATTTTCCATGTTGGCTCCTCTAAGCTTTCTCTCAAACTATTTGTCCATAGTCCAGATCTCTTTATATAGAGAGGAGAGCCATGAGGTGTCAAGTAGATTTGATTGGGCAGTCTACTTTGATGTCAATCAGTGGATCAAAAATGAAACCTCCTAGATGCCACTTGTCTCCCTGTGTTCACACCTCATTACAATATGGCaagaaatgtgtaaattttgaCTTTGATATCAAATAAAACTCTGTGGATCCTCAAAACACTTCATATAAATGGATTAGCCATAAATTGAACTTCAAAGGAAAGTTTATCAAAggacaattattaaaatattttccatcctTCCCAATTGTATCGTTGTATGGCTAAATGTttgttattagatttatttttttaggggatTATGATCTTTGTTCTATCACATTTTAGGATAGAAACTAGTTTAATTTTTTAGGATgatagttttgtatttatttcctttctcTATACAGAACAGTTCAAACATTAAGATCAGATGAGGGTGAAATATACATCACATATAATAAGATAGATggataatagatagataaatagaaatgTAGCATGAGTGATAGATAATGGCTAGACTGAGATATAGATTGATAGACATATATGAGATAGATAAATATACTGTGATCAATGGATAATGGATATATGAATAATGGGTGGGCATACATGAGATGGGTAGATAGGGGAAATATAGATAGGggagatctatctatctatctatctatctatctatctattcaatatctatttatctatctatccaatatctatctatatatctatctatccatctatctatctatcccatatctatctatctatctatctatcgatatatcccatatctatctatctatctatctatctatctatcacctatctatctatctatctattccatatctatctatctatccatctatctatctatctatctatctatctatctatatatctatctatctatctatctaaataaataaaccatctatctatctatctatctatctatctatctatatatctatctatctatttgaCATATATTGTTGCtctataacattttctttaccaaaaaaaattaaattcttacCTGAATCCTAGGCTCTGGGATCCCAGTTATCCGGGAGAAGCTGCATCTGCTCACGTAGTCCGGgtagggattgaaggtaaattgTTTTTGAAGATAGAGGGTTTGTTGCTTATTGTACAGGGTTCTTTTTCTAGACTTCTGACTTGATGTTGATGGGATCGGCTCTGCTTTGTCAGCTCTGGTCATCTTAGAATTTTCCAGTTCCTCTGTAGTGAAATGTCCTGTTGGGGAAACCAAAATGGCCTGACATTAATATAAGGAACAGAAATGGCATGTACAAAAGGATGTACTTGGCACCCAACAAAACAGTCAATGATAAACACAATGATAAAATAGTATAATACAAATTAAACCAGATCATATCTAAAAGGCCTGAAATATACATAAACTTTTCACAAATTGTACAATGTTGCTGTTAGAAATGAAAGAACTTGAACTATATCGTCAAAGCACCAGTTTTTGTACAGTAATCCACAACGCCCAAGAAGCTATAATAagaatggaaaaattgaaaaTCAGCCagatatttttgagaaaaaatcAGGAAAAGTCATAATTTCTGTTGGTTTGTTGCCTATGACTCTACTGATGAGAATTCCcactttttgagaaaaaaatcaaattaaaaaaaaaatatgggttgtTAAGGACCTGCTGTAGGTTGATTTAGTGCCACTCCTCAGTAACTTGGCATtgagaacagaacaaaaaatactCCAAATAGAGAACTTTTTTGGACAAAATAGACACTTTATATCTATCTTTCCTACAAAAATAGGAGAAACCATTGTCAACTTACTTTTAGACCCAGTTGTGGGTTGATCCTCGATGCATGTGGCTGTAGTTGGTTCCTCTCCTTTCATGGTAGCCATTGGGCTACTTGCTTTGGTTTCATGTGGAATCCCAAGAATTGAATAAAGTTCCAATAGCGTGTCCTGAAGGATGTTTGGATTATGTAAGGGAGGCTGTAGTTCCATATCTGATAGAAatccaggaaatgtttcagggaaGCCCAATAACTTGTCATGATCACTTGATGGCAGATAAAGGTCAGGATAGTCATCTTGTAAGGAAAGAGCATTGCAGATCACCTGGTCCAGCTCAGGATCATTTTCCATGTTGGCTCCTCTAAGCTTTCTCTCAAACTATTTGTCCATAGTCCAGATCTCTTTATATAGAGAGGAGAGCCATGAGGTGTCAAGTAGATTTGATTGGGCAGTCTACTTTGATGTCAATCAGTGGATCAAGAATGAAACCTCCTAGATGCCACTTGTCTCCCTGTGTTCACACCTCATTACAATATGGCAAGAAATGTGTAAATTATGACTTTGATATCAAATAAAACTCTGTGGATCCTCAAAACACTTCATATAAATGGATTAGCCATAAATTGAACTTCAAAGGAAAGTTTATCAAAggacaataattaaaatattttccatcctTCCCAATTGTATCGTTGTATGGGTAAATGTttgttattagatttatttttttaggggatTATGATCTTTGTTCTATCACATTTTAGGATAGAAActagtttaatattttaggatgatagttttgtatttatttcctttctcTATACAGAACAGAGTTCAAACATTAAGATCAGATGAGGGTGAAATATACATCACATATAATAAGATAGATggataatagatagataaatagaaatgTAGCACGAGTGATAGATAATGGCTAGTCTGAGATATAGATTGATAGACATATATGAGATAGATAAATATACTGTGATCAATGGATAATGGATATATGGATAATGGGTGGGCATACATGAGATGGGTAGATAGGGGAAATTTAGTTACATAGATGtatattatatctatctatctatctatctatctatctatctatctattcatgtAATATACatctatgtaactatatttcCCCTATCTACCCATCTCATGTATGCCCACCCATTATCCATATATCCATTTTCCATTGATCAcagtatatctatctatctcatatATGTCTATCAATCTATATCTCAGTCTAGCCATTATCTATCAGTCATGCTACATTTCTATTTACCTATCTGTCTATCCATCtgtctatccctctatctatctatctatctgtctatccaatatctatctatccaatatctatctatctatctatatatcccatatctatctatctttctatctatctatctatctatctatctttctatctatctatctatctatctatctatctatctttctatctatctatctatctatctatctatctatctttctatctatctatctatctatctatctttctatctatctatctatctatctatctatctatctatctatctNNNNNNNNNNNNNNNNNNNNNNNNNNNNNNNNNNNNNNNNNNNNNNNNNNNNNNNNNNNNNNNNNNNNNNNNNNNNNNNNNNNNNNNNNNNNNNNNNNNNNNNNNNNNNNNNNNNNNNNNNNNNNNNNNNNNNNNNNNNNNNNNNNNNNNNNNNNNNNNNNNNNNNNNNNNNNNNNNNNNNNNNNNNNNNNNNNNNNNNNNNNNNNNNNNNNNNNNNNNNNNNNNNNNNNNNNNNNNNNNNNNNNNNNNNNNNNNNNNNNNNNNNNNNNNNNNNNNNNctatctatctatctatctatctatctatctatctatctattccatatctatctatccatctatctatctatctatctatctatctatctatctatcccatatctatctatctatctatcgatccaTCTGCCTAATTAAGAATcattccatatatgtatttctttaagTAAATCAGCCAGATTGTGAAGGTGTGGATGACCATGCAGTGataattgtaaatgattttaataGGTATTACTCATGAACTATGTATGCTTTTGTTATTATTCTTgctgttttgtttgtgtattatattataaggatttataatatatatctaataatgatattatatatctatattgatAGAAATATTAACTTTTTGCTATTACTCTAAAAGAGGAACTTTTggcaataactgctcttacctgcctgattgattCCTGGTTCCCAAGTGAATCCCATTTGGATTGTAGTTCCGCTTttagagaaatagaaaaaaagttaatctTCATATATAAATTTAAGATATTAGGATTAACTTTTTAATGCTAAAATATCTATaactttttaatgttaatattataatatatatatatatatatatatatatatatatatatatgatgttttgACTTACAGCAGAGGTGACAGCTCATCTAGTATGCACCAATAAACTTAATATATGTTTGACAGCTCATCTTAGTATGACAGCTCATCTTAGTATGCACCCtaatatgcatatttaaatattaattatcacGTTAGTGACTCTGAGCTGTAATAAGGTGTTGAGGAGAGGGCTCTAAAGAGGATCAAAGGGTATAGTTACCTATATCAAAAACTTCAAAGGACTAGATGGGTTTAATAACCAAAGTTGATGCAAGTCCAATCCACATTTCTCTGGAGATAAAAGTCATCTTAGGACCATCAGCCTCTCATTCCAACAGAAGTGAGCAGAGTGAGCAGACATGGAGAGTGAGCTGGACCAACTTCTCTACACTGTTCTTTCTCTAGAAGAGGACTATCCAACAATGTCTCCTCCCCTGAGGTACCAGGGAGGTTCATATAAAAACACTTGTTTGATGTTTCTTTGAAGTTATGGTAAAGATGTGGACAAGTAGGTACTCTTTGATCCCTGTTATACCTTGACACCCCTCTTacagagtaataaaaaatatgtaacattgagTGTGAAATAATGGTAATTGTCTTGTCTCCAAAACCCCAATACAGGCGATGATAAAACAAATGCTAATATATTATCTTTACAAAACagtttctatataaatattattaaattcttaaattaaaaatattttaaatatagttggactttttttgtattttacgtCATCCATTTTTCATGTATCTATAACaaagatgtatttaaaatgtaaccctgtcttttattttaaattaaaaaaaaactaaatttgtaaagttaaactcttataaatggtttaaattacctttaaatgtgtttttacattcaAACCTGATtatgtatgttctttttaaataaaacagtttgaaataaacatttttccaaaccTTTATCCTATTTATTTGATAAAGTAACACAATTTCCATGCTTGTTCtattatacacatacatgtatgGCAAAATGCAAtaggcattatttattaaa belongs to Pyxicephalus adspersus chromosome 2, UCB_Pads_2.0, whole genome shotgun sequence and includes:
- the LOC140322302 gene encoding homeobox protein siamois-like — encoded protein: MENDPELDQVICNALSLQDDYPDLYLPSSDHDKLLGFPETFPGFLSDMELQPPLHNPNILQDTLLELYSILGIPHETKASSPMATMKGEEPTTATCIEDQPTTGSKRHFTTEELENSKMTRADKAEPIPSTSSQKSRKRTLYNKQQTLYLQKQFTFNPYPDYVSRCSFSRITGIPEPRIQVWFQNRRARYLAKASNPQKTENAVMVGRKPTLLCAGSPYPSV